In Methylovirgula sp., a single genomic region encodes these proteins:
- the lpdA gene encoding dihydrolipoyl dehydrogenase, translated as MANSYDVIVIGGGPGGYVAAIRAAQLGLKTAVVEREHLGGICLNWGCIPTKALLRSAEIFHYAQHAKDYGLRIEGTVGYDSEAIKDRSRKISAQLNAGVGFLLKKNKVDVIWGEAALTKPGEIKVGKSSKPAHQPQAPVPKGILGEGSYQAKHIIVATGARPRVLPGLEPDGKLIWTYFEAMMPDAMPKSLIVVGSGAIGVEFASFYRDFGVEVTIIEVLPRILPAEDAEIAGLARKRFEKRGIKILTGTKVTKVEKSANGVTATAEDANGKSQVLQAERLISAVGVVGNSENLGLEALGVKIERGIIAADGLGRTNVPGIYAIGDVAGPPMLAHKAEHEGVICVEAIAGGHPHPLERDMIPGCTYCNPQIASLGLTEEKAKAAGYQLKIGRFPFIGNGKAIALGEPEGLTKTIFDAATGRLLGAHMIGAEVTELIQGFVVAMNCETTEAELMHTIFPHPTLSETMHESVLDAYGRAIHI; from the coding sequence ATGGCCAATTCCTACGACGTCATCGTCATCGGCGGCGGCCCGGGTGGCTATGTCGCCGCGATCCGCGCGGCGCAACTCGGGCTGAAGACCGCTGTCGTTGAGCGCGAGCATTTGGGCGGCATCTGCCTCAACTGGGGCTGTATTCCGACCAAGGCGCTGCTCCGCTCGGCGGAAATTTTTCATTATGCGCAGCACGCCAAGGATTACGGCCTCAGGATCGAGGGAACGGTTGGCTACGATTCCGAGGCGATCAAGGATCGCTCGCGAAAAATCTCGGCGCAGTTGAACGCGGGCGTTGGCTTCCTGCTCAAGAAGAACAAGGTCGATGTGATCTGGGGCGAGGCGGCGCTGACGAAGCCCGGCGAAATCAAGGTCGGCAAGTCGTCGAAGCCCGCACACCAGCCACAGGCGCCGGTGCCCAAAGGCATCTTGGGCGAGGGGAGCTATCAGGCGAAACATATCATCGTTGCCACCGGTGCGCGGCCGCGCGTCCTGCCGGGGCTCGAGCCGGATGGCAAGCTCATCTGGACCTATTTCGAGGCGATGATGCCTGACGCCATGCCGAAGAGCCTGATCGTCGTCGGCTCCGGCGCCATCGGCGTCGAATTCGCCTCGTTCTATCGCGACTTCGGCGTCGAGGTGACCATCATTGAGGTGCTGCCGCGCATCTTGCCGGCCGAGGATGCCGAGATCGCTGGACTCGCCCGCAAACGCTTCGAGAAGCGCGGCATCAAAATCCTGACCGGCACCAAGGTCACGAAAGTCGAGAAATCGGCGAATGGCGTGACCGCAACTGCCGAAGATGCCAATGGAAAAAGCCAGGTTCTGCAGGCGGAGCGGCTGATTTCAGCCGTCGGCGTTGTCGGCAATAGCGAAAATCTCGGGCTCGAGGCGCTTGGCGTGAAGATCGAACGCGGCATTATCGCCGCCGACGGGCTTGGCCGCACCAACGTGCCGGGCATTTATGCCATCGGCGATGTCGCGGGCCCGCCCATGCTGGCGCACAAAGCCGAACATGAAGGCGTTATCTGCGTCGAGGCGATTGCCGGTGGCCATCCGCACCCACTCGAACGCGATATGATTCCCGGCTGCACCTATTGCAATCCGCAGATCGCCTCACTCGGCCTGACCGAGGAAAAGGCCAAGGCAGCGGGCTATCAGCTCAAGATCGGCCGCTTCCCCTTTATCGGCAATGGCAAGGCGATTGCACTGGGCGAGCCTGAGGGCCTGACCAAGACGATCTTCGACGCCGCGACCGGACGGCTCCTCGGCGCCCATATGATCGGCGCGGAAGTCACGGAACTTATTCAGGGATTTGTCGTCGCGATGAATTGCGAGACGACCGAAGCGGAGCTGATGCACACGATCTTTCCGCATCCGACCCTGTCCGAGACGATGCACGAGAGCGTGCTCGACGCCTACGGCCGCGCCATCCATATATAG
- a CDS encoding pyruvate dehydrogenase complex dihydrolipoamide acetyltransferase: protein MSIKILMPALSPTMEKGNLTRWLKAEGDAVKSGDVIAEIETDKATMEVEAVEEGTLGRILVPAGTNDVPVNEVIALIAEEGEDPKTLIAGASAPAAEISTAPAVAPVASSAAAATPQGNVVAFPQASSEKPARRFASPLARRIAGQNDLDLALVAGTGPHGRIIAADVTAALANGTAKIAPAAALAAPLPKPTQSDAIIKQYFSPDLFDEVPHEAMRKTIARRLVEAKAVIPHFYLTVECEIDALLKLRGELNASAPRAKDGTPAYKLSVNDMIVKALALALIDVPNANVTFLENTMLKHRHADVSVAVAIPDGLITPVLKQADLLPLSAISNTMKDYAARAKQRRLKPSEYEGGVSAVSNLGMFGIKEFSAIINPPQSSILAVGAGEARPVIHNGQIVPATLLGATLSCDHRAIDGATGAELLAAFKHRIETPLTLLGI, encoded by the coding sequence ATGTCCATCAAAATTCTCATGCCCGCGCTGTCGCCGACGATGGAGAAGGGCAATCTCACCCGCTGGCTCAAGGCCGAAGGCGATGCTGTGAAATCCGGCGATGTGATCGCCGAGATCGAGACCGACAAGGCGACGATGGAGGTCGAAGCGGTCGAAGAAGGCACGCTCGGCAGGATTCTCGTGCCCGCAGGCACGAACGACGTACCGGTCAACGAAGTCATCGCGCTGATTGCCGAAGAGGGCGAAGACCCGAAGACGCTCATTGCGGGGGCTTCAGCGCCTGCGGCGGAGATTTCGACGGCTCCTGCCGTCGCGCCTGTAGCGTCGTCGGCCGCTGCGGCCACGCCGCAAGGCAATGTCGTCGCCTTTCCGCAAGCATCGAGCGAAAAGCCCGCGCGCCGTTTCGCTTCGCCGCTGGCGCGGCGCATCGCGGGTCAGAACGATCTTGATCTCGCGCTCGTTGCCGGCACTGGTCCGCACGGCCGCATCATTGCGGCGGATGTTACGGCCGCCTTGGCGAATGGCACGGCGAAAATTGCGCCCGCCGCCGCGCTGGCCGCGCCGTTGCCGAAGCCGACGCAATCCGATGCGATCATCAAGCAATATTTCTCGCCGGACTTGTTCGATGAAGTGCCGCATGAGGCAATGCGCAAGACCATTGCACGCCGGCTCGTCGAGGCGAAGGCGGTCATCCCGCATTTCTATCTGACGGTCGAATGCGAGATCGATGCGCTCCTGAAACTGCGCGGCGAGTTGAACGCGTCGGCTCCGAGAGCTAAAGACGGAACACCCGCCTACAAGCTCTCGGTCAACGACATGATCGTCAAGGCGCTGGCACTGGCGCTTATCGATGTGCCGAACGCCAATGTCACCTTCCTTGAAAATACGATGCTCAAACATCGTCATGCGGATGTTTCGGTCGCGGTTGCGATTCCGGACGGCCTTATCACGCCGGTTTTGAAACAGGCCGATCTGTTGCCGCTTTCGGCGATCTCGAACACGATGAAAGATTACGCCGCGCGAGCCAAACAGCGGCGGTTGAAACCAAGCGAATATGAGGGTGGGGTCAGCGCCGTCTCCAATCTCGGCATGTTCGGGATCAAGGAATTTTCCGCGATCATCAACCCGCCGCAGTCCTCGATCCTCGCGGTCGGTGCCGGCGAGGCGCGGCCTGTCATTCATAATGGCCAGATCGTCCCGGCAACGCTACTTGGCGCGACGCTCTCCTGCGATCACCGCGCTATCGACGGGGCGACCGGCGCGGAGCTTCTCGCGGCCTTCAAACATCGAATTGAAACGCCGCTGACCTTGCTGGGCATTTAG
- a CDS encoding PLP-dependent transferase encodes MPDDVFKPETLALHGGWRADPTTGSVAVPIHQTSSYLFHDTEHAENLFGLQELGFIYTRIGNPTNDVLEKRVAALEGGAAALAVASGQAASAYALQNIASAGDNVVSATDLYGGTWNLFANTLKSQGIEVRFVDPSDPENFRRASDERTRAYYLETLPNPKLVVPPIAEIAAIGREQGIPLVVDNTATPLIARPLQHGAAIVVYSATKYLGGHGNSIGGIIVDGGNFDWQKHPQRQPALNTPDPSYHGTIWTQAAKPIGPIAYILRARTVLLRDLGAALSPFNAFLILQGIESLPLRIERHVENAGKVVEYLRQRPEVARVIHPSQQTGAERARADKYLNGQYGGLVGFELAGGRAAGRRFIDGLELFYHVANIGDSRSLAIHPATTTHSQLSAEDRLATGVSDDYVRLSVGLEHIDDIVADLDRGFAAARIFAQAAE; translated from the coding sequence ATGCCAGACGACGTCTTCAAACCTGAGACCTTGGCATTGCATGGAGGCTGGCGGGCCGACCCGACCACAGGGTCGGTCGCCGTCCCGATCCACCAAACTTCGTCATATCTGTTCCACGATACCGAGCACGCCGAAAACCTGTTCGGCTTGCAGGAATTGGGTTTCATCTACACGCGTATCGGCAACCCGACCAACGACGTATTGGAGAAGCGCGTCGCGGCGTTGGAAGGCGGCGCCGCAGCGCTCGCCGTCGCCTCCGGCCAGGCGGCCTCCGCCTATGCGCTGCAAAATATAGCGTCGGCCGGCGACAATGTCGTCTCGGCGACAGACCTCTACGGAGGCACCTGGAATCTTTTCGCCAATACGCTCAAGTCGCAGGGAATCGAAGTTCGCTTCGTCGATCCCTCAGACCCGGAAAACTTCCGCCGCGCCTCCGACGAGCGCACGCGCGCCTATTATCTTGAGACCTTGCCCAATCCGAAGCTCGTCGTGCCGCCAATTGCCGAGATCGCCGCGATCGGCCGCGAACAAGGCATTCCGCTCGTCGTCGATAACACCGCAACGCCGCTTATCGCGCGGCCTTTGCAGCATGGCGCAGCGATCGTCGTTTATTCCGCAACGAAATATCTTGGCGGCCATGGCAATTCGATCGGCGGCATCATTGTCGATGGCGGCAATTTCGACTGGCAGAAACATCCGCAACGCCAGCCTGCCCTCAACACGCCGGACCCAAGTTATCACGGTACGATCTGGACGCAGGCCGCGAAGCCAATCGGTCCCATCGCCTATATCTTGCGCGCGCGGACGGTTCTGTTACGCGACCTCGGCGCCGCGCTCTCGCCGTTCAATGCATTCCTCATCCTGCAAGGCATTGAATCCTTGCCTCTGCGCATTGAGCGGCATGTCGAGAACGCCGGCAAAGTCGTCGAATATCTGCGGCAGCGGCCGGAGGTTGCGCGCGTCATTCATCCTTCCCAGCAGACGGGTGCCGAGCGCGCCCGGGCCGACAAATATCTGAACGGCCAATATGGCGGCCTCGTCGGTTTTGAATTGGCAGGTGGCCGCGCGGCTGGGCGGCGCTTTATCGATGGGCTCGAATTATTTTATCACGTCGCCAATATTGGCGATTCCCGTAGTCTCGCTATTCATCCGGCGACGACGACCCACTCGCAATTGTCGGCCGAAGATCGGCTTGCCACGGGTGTCTCGGACGATTATGTCCGGCTGTCGGTCGGCCTTGAGCATATCGACGATATTGTCGCCGATCTCGATCGTGGTTTTGCCGCCGCCCGCATATTTGCGCAGGCTGCCGAATGA
- a CDS encoding septum formation initiator family protein: MVIRRRVRAVLLPLALYCLSGAAGSYFLWHAVNDDRGLRANEDYERQIKSLHAQVDAKEKERQAWARRIALLSGATIDRDMLDEEARARLGRVNKDDLIVLLKPNADGEPVSATNP; the protein is encoded by the coding sequence ATGGTTATTCGCCGTCGCGTTCGCGCTGTTCTTCTTCCTCTTGCGCTCTATTGCTTGTCCGGTGCTGCCGGCAGCTATTTTCTTTGGCATGCCGTCAACGACGATCGCGGCCTTCGCGCAAACGAGGATTATGAACGCCAGATCAAAAGTTTACATGCTCAAGTTGATGCGAAGGAGAAAGAGCGTCAGGCTTGGGCTCGGCGTATCGCGCTCCTGAGTGGCGCCACGATCGATCGCGATATGCTCGACGAGGAGGCTCGGGCGCGCCTTGGACGCGTCAATAAAGACGACCTCATCGTCCTCCTCAAACCTAACGCGGACGGCGAACCGGTATCAGCCACAAACCCTTAG
- the cysE gene encoding serine O-acetyltransferase: protein MASEKARVTLVSSSPTPLRQVFSDDNLWERLRQEAAEVLTREPILATLILTTIINRDTFEEAVIHRVALRLANSTVSTDLIVDAFTAALRSDPEIGKAFRADIAAVVDRDPATARLLEPLLYYKGFHAIQTHRLAHYLWNANQRDLAFYLQSRSSELFQTDIHPAAHFGNGIFLDHATGFVVGETTVIEDNVSILQNVTLGGTGKEHGDRHPKIKRGTMIGAGAKILGNIDIGPCARVAAGSVVLNPVPANSTVAGVPAKLVGTAGCPEPARDMDQILSKLAYDSFSYSI from the coding sequence ATGGCCTCGGAAAAAGCGCGCGTGACGCTCGTCTCGTCTTCACCGACGCCGTTGCGGCAAGTTTTTTCGGACGACAATCTTTGGGAACGCCTTCGCCAGGAGGCCGCCGAAGTCCTCACGCGCGAGCCAATCCTCGCGACATTGATCCTCACCACAATCATCAATCGCGACACGTTCGAAGAGGCCGTCATTCACCGCGTCGCGTTGCGGCTTGCGAATAGCACGGTCTCGACTGATCTGATCGTCGATGCGTTCACGGCGGCGCTGCGCAGCGATCCGGAGATCGGCAAGGCTTTTCGCGCCGACATCGCGGCGGTTGTGGATCGCGATCCTGCAACCGCGCGCCTGCTTGAGCCCCTGCTCTATTACAAAGGTTTCCATGCGATCCAGACCCACAGGCTGGCGCATTATCTGTGGAACGCCAACCAACGCGATCTCGCCTTCTATCTGCAAAGCCGCTCGTCTGAGTTGTTTCAGACCGACATTCACCCGGCGGCCCATTTCGGCAATGGCATCTTTCTCGATCATGCAACGGGTTTCGTCGTCGGCGAAACGACGGTCATCGAGGACAATGTCTCGATCCTGCAGAACGTGACGCTCGGCGGCACCGGGAAGGAACATGGCGACCGCCATCCCAAGATCAAACGCGGCACGATGATCGGTGCCGGCGCTAAAATTCTCGGCAACATCGACATCGGTCCCTGCGCGCGCGTCGCAGCCGGCTCTGTCGTGCTGAACCCGGTTCCCGCAAATTCGACCGTTGCGGGGGTGCCGGCAAAGCTCGTCGGTACAGCGGGCTGCCCTGAGCCGGCGCGCGACATGGATCAGATCCTGAGCAAGCTCGCCTACGATTCCTTCAGTTATTCGATCTAA
- a CDS encoding pyruvate dehydrogenase complex E1 component subunit beta, with translation MSVDILMPALSPTMEQGKLSKWLKKEGDQIRVGDVIAEIETDKATMEVEAVDEGTLAKIIVPEGTENVAVNSPIAVIVAEGETFNGSVPAVSPSAAPKTADAPAAFIAVAPPAAVATPAPAEVEPATGVKTVKMTVREALRDAMAEEMRRDAGVFIMGEEVAEYQGAYKITQGLLEEFGDKRVVDTPITEHAFAGIGIGASMAGLKPIVEFMTFNFAMQAIDQIINSAAKTNYMSGGQMGCPIVFRGPNGAAARVAAQHSQDYAAWYSHIPGLKVVVPYTAADAKGLLKSAIRDPNPVIFLENEILYGQSFEVPEGDVLVPIGVAKIARPGTHVTLVSFGIGMTYTLQAAEALAGEGIEAEVIDLRTIRPLDIETVLASVRKTGRCVTVEEGWPQSGVGAEISARVMESAFDYLDAPVLRITGRDVPMPYAANLEKLALPNVAEVVAVAKAVCYRT, from the coding sequence ATGTCCGTCGACATCCTCATGCCGGCCCTGTCTCCGACGATGGAGCAGGGCAAGCTATCCAAATGGTTGAAAAAGGAAGGCGATCAGATTCGCGTGGGCGATGTGATCGCCGAAATCGAGACCGACAAGGCGACGATGGAAGTCGAGGCCGTCGATGAAGGCACACTGGCCAAGATCATCGTGCCCGAGGGGACCGAAAACGTCGCGGTCAATTCGCCGATTGCCGTGATTGTCGCCGAAGGCGAGACGTTCAACGGATCAGTGCCCGCGGTAAGTCCGTCGGCCGCACCCAAGACGGCAGATGCGCCTGCCGCTTTCATTGCGGTCGCGCCGCCCGCTGCGGTCGCAACCCCAGCGCCCGCGGAAGTCGAGCCTGCAACCGGCGTGAAGACTGTGAAGATGACGGTGCGCGAAGCTTTGCGCGATGCCATGGCGGAAGAAATGCGCCGTGATGCCGGCGTTTTCATCATGGGCGAGGAAGTGGCCGAATACCAAGGCGCTTACAAAATCACCCAGGGACTGCTTGAAGAGTTCGGCGACAAGCGTGTCGTCGATACGCCGATCACCGAACACGCTTTTGCCGGCATCGGCATCGGTGCCTCGATGGCGGGTCTGAAGCCAATCGTCGAATTCATGACCTTCAATTTCGCCATGCAGGCGATCGACCAAATCATCAATTCCGCCGCCAAGACGAATTACATGTCGGGTGGCCAGATGGGATGCCCGATCGTTTTTCGTGGGCCGAATGGCGCCGCCGCGCGTGTTGCCGCGCAGCATAGTCAGGACTACGCCGCCTGGTATTCGCATATACCGGGGTTGAAAGTCGTCGTGCCCTATACCGCCGCCGACGCAAAGGGCCTCTTGAAGAGCGCCATTCGCGATCCAAACCCGGTGATCTTTCTCGAAAACGAAATCCTCTACGGGCAGAGCTTCGAAGTGCCGGAAGGCGACGTTCTGGTGCCGATCGGTGTCGCGAAGATCGCGCGGCCCGGCACGCATGTCACGCTCGTCTCGTTCGGCATCGGCATGACCTATACGCTGCAAGCCGCAGAGGCTCTCGCCGGTGAGGGAATCGAGGCGGAAGTCATTGATCTGCGGACCATTCGTCCGCTCGACATCGAGACGGTTCTGGCATCGGTACGCAAGACGGGTCGCTGCGTCACCGTCGAGGAAGGCTGGCCGCAAAGTGGTGTCGGTGCGGAGATTTCCGCGCGGGTCATGGAAAGCGCCTTCGATTATCTCGATGCGCCGGTGCTGCGGATCACCGGTCGCGATGTGCCGATGCCTTACGCCGCCAACCTTGAAAAACTCGCGCTGCCGAATGTCGCCGAAGTTGTCGCGGTGGCGAAAGCCGTCTGCTACCGAACATGA
- a CDS encoding CinA family protein, whose translation MFSASLRERAAAVIALYEERGLTLVTAESCTGGLIAGLMTETPGSSKVFERGFITYSDRSKEESLGVAPDLIDQFGAVSAEVASAMAEGALEHSAATVAISVTGIAGPGGGTATKPIGLVYFGYGRAGQIAILKKKFGDIGRSEVRLASIETALDLLFNASSF comes from the coding sequence ATGTTTTCAGCGTCATTGCGGGAACGCGCGGCGGCAGTCATCGCGCTCTATGAAGAGCGCGGACTGACGTTGGTGACGGCTGAATCGTGTACCGGCGGCCTGATTGCAGGCCTGATGACCGAGACACCCGGATCCTCCAAAGTCTTCGAGCGCGGCTTCATCACCTATTCTGATCGCTCCAAGGAGGAATCTCTCGGCGTCGCCCCCGACCTCATCGATCAATTTGGTGCGGTGAGCGCCGAAGTGGCTTCGGCGATGGCGGAAGGCGCCCTGGAGCATTCCGCGGCGACAGTTGCAATCTCGGTGACGGGCATTGCGGGCCCCGGTGGCGGCACCGCGACAAAACCCATCGGCCTTGTCTATTTCGGCTACGGTCGCGCCGGGCAGATCGCGATATTGAAAAAGAAGTTTGGCGATATCGGCCGCAGCGAGGTGCGCCTCGCCTCTATCGAGACTGCGCTTGATCTTCTGTTTAACGCGTCGTCGTTCTAA
- a CDS encoding type II toxin-antitoxin system RatA family toxin, whose protein sequence is MPSFRTSRIVPHSAKAMFDLVADVESYPKFLPLCRSLKVQRRETLPDGRSLLVAEMEVGYKAIRERFTSRVTCDPEKLEILVEYIDGPFRQLENLWHFVPQGERSSKVEFDISYEFKSRTLAMLVGGMFETAFRKFAEAFESRADLVYRRP, encoded by the coding sequence ATGCCCAGTTTTCGGACCAGCCGGATCGTTCCTCATTCCGCCAAGGCGATGTTCGACCTTGTTGCGGATGTCGAATCCTATCCGAAATTCCTGCCGCTCTGCCGCTCACTTAAAGTTCAGCGCCGCGAGACGTTGCCCGATGGGCGCAGTTTGCTCGTGGCTGAAATGGAAGTCGGCTACAAGGCGATCCGCGAGCGGTTTACGAGCCGCGTCACCTGCGATCCGGAGAAGCTTGAAATTCTCGTCGAATATATCGATGGGCCATTTCGCCAACTCGAAAACCTCTGGCATTTCGTGCCGCAAGGCGAGCGCTCGTCCAAAGTCGAATTCGATATTTCTTATGAATTCAAAAGCCGGACGCTCGCGATGCTCGTCGGCGGCATGTTTGAGACCGCGTTCCGGAAATTCGCCGAGGCGTTCGAAAGTCGCGCCGATCTTGTCTATAGGCGCCCTTAG
- the lipA gene encoding lipoyl synthase → MTLVDAPKVPLRHPEKAHRPDQPVAPKPDWIRVKAPGSPAWRDTAAIVKEHRLVTVCEEAGCPNIGECWEKKHATFMILGDTCTRACAFCNVKTGLPGAVSPHEPVHIAEAVAKLRLAHVVVTSVDRDDLADGGAAHFAAVIDAIRMASPATTIEVLTPDFLRKPCALEIVVAAKPDVFNHNLETVPSKYLSVRPGARYFHSVRLLQMAKELDPQLFTKSGIMVGLGETRDEILQLMDDLRSADVDFLTVGQYLQPTRKHHPVVSFMPPPEFKALEDIAWAKGFLMVSASPLTRSSYHAAEDFAKLKAARTNQQQI, encoded by the coding sequence ATGACCCTAGTAGACGCGCCAAAGGTGCCCTTGCGGCACCCGGAAAAAGCGCATCGGCCGGACCAGCCCGTTGCGCCGAAGCCGGACTGGATCCGCGTCAAGGCGCCGGGTTCGCCCGCCTGGCGCGACACCGCCGCGATCGTGAAGGAGCACCGGCTTGTCACCGTCTGCGAGGAGGCGGGCTGCCCGAATATTGGCGAGTGCTGGGAAAAAAAGCACGCGACCTTCATGATCCTCGGCGACACCTGCACGCGGGCCTGCGCCTTCTGCAACGTCAAGACGGGCCTGCCAGGCGCCGTCAGTCCACATGAGCCGGTACATATCGCGGAAGCCGTTGCTAAGCTGCGGCTTGCCCATGTGGTCGTCACCTCCGTCGATCGCGACGATCTTGCCGACGGTGGCGCGGCGCATTTCGCCGCGGTGATCGACGCGATCCGCATGGCGAGCCCTGCGACGACGATCGAAGTTCTGACACCGGATTTTCTGCGCAAGCCCTGCGCGCTGGAGATTGTCGTCGCGGCGAAGCCCGACGTCTTCAACCACAATCTCGAAACCGTGCCGTCGAAATATTTGAGCGTACGCCCCGGCGCGCGCTATTTCCATTCGGTCCGACTGCTACAGATGGCAAAAGAGCTTGATCCGCAGCTTTTTACCAAGTCCGGAATTATGGTCGGGCTTGGCGAAACGCGTGACGAAATTTTGCAACTCATGGACGATTTACGAAGTGCCGATGTCGATTTTCTGACCGTCGGCCAATATCTCCAGCCGACGCGCAAACATCATCCCGTGGTCTCATTCATGCCGCCGCCGGAATTCAAAGCACTCGAAGATATCGCGTGGGCCAAGGGCTTTCTAATGGTCTCGGCGTCGCCGCTGACGCGCTCATCCTACCACGCAGCGGAAGATTTCGCTAAGCTGAAGGCCGCGCGAACGAATCAGCAGCAAATTTGA
- the pdhA gene encoding pyruvate dehydrogenase (acetyl-transferring) E1 component subunit alpha, whose translation MAAKSGGQINGSTAAADVSHLSLSNAGLVQFTLDQELAVYREMLLIRRFEEKAGQMYGMGLIGGFCHLYIGQEAVVVGVMRSAKPGDQTITGYRDHAHMLACGIPPKAVMAELTGRRDGISKGKGGSMHMFSKEHHFYGGHGIVGAQVPLGTGLAFANRYNDNANISFTYFGDGAANQGQVYESFNMAELWKLPVVYVIENNRYAMGTSVKRASAMTDFSKRGLSFNIPGEQVDGMDVRAVTAAAEQAAQWCRDGKGPIILEMMTYRYRGHSMSDPAKYRSKDEVQKMRTESDPIEQVRERLLNSHQASEVALKEIDAEVRALVNEAADFATHDPEPDPAELYTDIWK comes from the coding sequence ATGGCGGCGAAATCCGGGGGCCAGATCAATGGCTCGACCGCTGCGGCAGACGTCAGCCATTTGAGTCTTTCCAACGCGGGGCTCGTGCAATTCACCCTCGATCAAGAACTCGCGGTCTACCGCGAAATGCTGCTGATCCGCCGCTTCGAGGAGAAGGCCGGCCAGATGTATGGCATGGGTCTGATCGGCGGCTTTTGCCACCTTTACATCGGGCAGGAGGCGGTTGTCGTCGGTGTGATGCGGTCGGCGAAGCCGGGCGACCAGACAATCACCGGCTATCGCGACCATGCGCATATGCTTGCCTGCGGCATCCCGCCGAAAGCCGTGATGGCGGAATTGACCGGTCGCCGTGACGGGATTTCCAAGGGCAAGGGCGGCTCGATGCATATGTTCTCCAAGGAACATCATTTCTACGGCGGCCATGGCATCGTCGGCGCGCAGGTGCCGCTCGGGACTGGCCTTGCATTCGCCAATCGCTACAACGACAACGCCAATATCAGTTTCACCTATTTCGGTGACGGCGCCGCCAACCAAGGCCAGGTTTACGAGAGCTTCAACATGGCGGAGCTGTGGAAGCTGCCCGTCGTCTACGTAATCGAAAATAATCGTTACGCCATGGGCACATCGGTCAAGCGTGCCTCGGCGATGACGGATTTCTCCAAGCGCGGCTTGTCCTTCAACATTCCCGGCGAGCAGGTGGACGGTATGGACGTCCGTGCCGTGACGGCGGCGGCGGAGCAGGCGGCGCAATGGTGCCGCGATGGCAAAGGGCCGATCATCCTGGAGATGATGACCTATCGCTATCGCGGCCATTCCATGTCCGACCCGGCTAAGTATCGATCGAAAGATGAGGTGCAGAAAATGCGCACCGAGAGCGATCCGATCGAGCAGGTTCGCGAGCGCCTCCTGAACAGCCATCAGGCGAGCGAGGTGGCTTTGAAGGAGATCGACGCCGAAGTGCGCGCCTTGGTCAACGAGGCGGCGGATTTCGCCACCCACGATCCCGAGCCGGATCCCGCCGAGCTTTACACCGACATTTGGAAATAG